One window of the Magnolia sinica isolate HGM2019 chromosome 19, MsV1, whole genome shotgun sequence genome contains the following:
- the LOC131234588 gene encoding uncharacterized protein LOC131234588 produces MHKIPKFRISRLILIGNFPRADSPQNATYTRPINDDACRIRFQQRLAPILLALSPKSAFSNGFPIIPFVTYEDDVVRSVSVFRCNGAVVGEMLVEDVEVEEERHVDGSDALPEREFRRRLRFKRMPNLIQTVTRIVPNTEGFGLGEAEFQPDTSVLVQPYLPPMVAGLSLIAPYIEERVQGGTRPRVLCLGVGGGALLTFLRTQLGFFDLLGVEMDEMVLQVARRYFGLVEDEYARVCVGDGIEVIKSFARQAIHRSLVYGELAQHEVVDFCGDPEIVGKRVQLKCNLAPGDLDADLWIQWGGDFHGGEIEDRENRQCQCLDSVGAGIRLIGHFDTTCNLASDDFCNWEIRNAVMGLSNWDGSVENFNVSHNSASGDFCLGGTGNVDMVRGPQKVGCGYSLIDVIMVDLDSSNARTRLSAPPLEFIRKPVILAARLALNECGILVMNVLPTDEYFYEGLIHLFQEVFCELYEIDAGNGENFVLVASVSPISKTGSEGGSAILEKLKQVIDGKYVNCIRKIPS; encoded by the exons ATGCACAAG attCCGAAATTTAGGATCTCCCGATTAATTCTCATTGGCAACTTCCCGCGTGCCGACTCTCCCCAAAACGCTACATACACCCGCCCGATAAACGACGACGCGTGCCGGATCCGATTCCAACAGAGACTCGCCCCGATTCTCCTCGCCTTGTCCCCGAAATCCGCCTTCAGTAACGGTTTTCCCATAATACCCTTTGTTACGTACGAAGACGACGTGGTCCGTAGCGTGTCGGTTTTCAGATGTAACGGTGCGGTTGTCGGCGAGATGCTTGTAGAAGACGTCGAGGTCGAAGAAGAACGACACGTGGACGGCTCAGATGCATTGCCCGAACGAGAGTTTCGGAGGCGGCTGCGTTTCAAAAGGATGCCGAATCTGATACAAACCGTAACGCGTATTGTACCCAATACGGAGGGTTTCGGGCTAGGGGAAGCTGAGTTTCAGCCCGATACGAGTGTGTTGGTGCAACCGTACTTGCCTCCAATGGTGGCGGGCCTCTCGCTGATCGCACCGTACATTGAGGAACGGGTTCAGGGCGGAACGAGGCCACGGGTCCTCTGTCTTGGGGTCGGCGGTGGGGCATTGCTTACATTCTTGAGGACCCAGTTGGGATTCTTCGATTTGTTGGGGGTGGAAATGGACGAGATGGTTTTGCAGGTGGCGAGGCGGTACTTCGGGCTGGTTGAAGATGAATATGCCCGGGTTTGTGTCGGAGATGGGATTGAAGTGATAAAGAGTTTCGCCCGGCAGGCTATACACCGAAGTTTGGTGTACGGTGAACTAGCTCAGCATGAGGTTGTAGATTTTTGTGGTGATCCAGAAATTGTTGGCAAGAGGGTCCAATTGAAGTGTAATTTGGCACCTGGGGACTTAGACGCTGATCTTTGGATTCAATGGGGTGGTGATTTTCATGGTGGTGAGATTGAGGACAGAGAAAATAGGCAATGTCAATGCCTAGATAGTGTGGGGGCTGGGATCCGATTAATAGGCCATTTTGATACTACTTGTAATTTGGCATCTGATGATTTTTGCAACTGGGAGATTAGAAATGCAGTAATGGGGCTATCGAACTGGGATGGGTCAGTAGAAAATTTCAATGTCAGTCATAATTCAGCATCCGGTGATTTTTGTCTAGGTGGAACTGGAAATGTAGATATGGTGCGGGGTCCACAAAAAGTCGGTTGTGGGTACTCGCTTATTGATGTGATTATGGTTGATTTAGATTCTAGCAATGCTAGAACCAGGCTAAGTGCCCCTCCTCTGGAGTTCATCAGGAAGCCAGTTATTTTAGCTGCGAGATTGGCTCTTAATGAGTGTGGGATTCTTGTGATGAATGTTCTCCCCACAGATGAATATTTCTATGAGGGCCTGATTCATTTGTTTCAAGAAGTTTTCTGTGAGTTGTATGAAATAGATGCAGGAAATGGTGAGAACTTTGTTCTTGTTGCCTCTGTCTCACCAATTAGTAAAACTGGTAGTGAGGGTGGCAGTGCTATCTTGGAGAAGTTGAAGCAGGTCATTGATGGTAAATACGTCAATTGTATAAGGAAGATTCCGAGCTAG